From Pedobacter aquae:
CCCTCATTCTAGTATTGAGTTTATTTTATGCACAAAGCTTTGCAGCAAAATATTACGTTGCGCCCAATGGTAGCGATAGCAATACGGGAACGATAAGCTCTCCTTTTTTAAGTATCCAAAGATCTCAAGATGCTGTAAGTGCTGGCGATACCGTGTATATACGAGGTGGAACTTACATGATGACAGAAAGCCAAATTGCTTTAAAATCAAGCATTTTTGCTTATGTAACATATCTGAATAAAAGTGGAACCGCAGGGAAAATGATTAAATATTGGGCCTACCCAGGAGAGAAACCTGTATTTAACTATAGCAATGTTAAACCTGCAGATTACAGGGTACATGCCTTTGAAGTTGTGGGTTCATATATCCATTTAAAAGGTTTAGAAGTTGTGGGTGTACAGGTTACTATTCTTACCCATACACAATCTATTTGTTTTGAAAACCAAGGGAATAACAATATTTATGAACAGCTAAGTATGCATGACGGACAAGCTATTGGCTTTTACTTAACCAAAGGCGCTAATAACTTAATTTTAAACTGCGATGCTTATAATAATCATGATAATACATCGGGCAATAAACTAGGAGGTAATACGGATGGGTTTGGTAATCATCCATCATCAGCGGCTCATACAAATAATATTTTTAGAGGTTGCCGAGCTTGGTTTAATAGTGATGATGGCTATGACTGTATCAGTGCAGATGCCCCTACGGTGTTTGAAAACTGCTGGGCTTTTTATAATGGCTATTCAACAAATTTCACCAGCTTAGGCGATGGAAATGGCTTTAAAGTTGGTGGCTATGGTTCTTCTCCACTTAGTAATTTACCAGCGATAATCCCCAGAAACACCACAAAATCTTGTTTAGCTGTTAGAAATAAAGCTAATGGTTTTTATGCTAACCACCATTTAGCAGGTAATTATTGGTACAACAATACGGCTTACTTAAACGCATCTAATTACAATATGCTCAATAGAAAAGCGGCTAATAGTACCGATTATTTGACTGATGTACCCGGATACGACCATGTGATGAAAAACAATTTAGGTTTTGCTGCAAGAGGCACAGAGACCAGTCAAATAGATGCACCAAAATGCGATTTATCTTTCAACTACTTTACTTTGCCTGTTACCGTTAATAGTAGTGATTTTGTAAGTTTAGATTTAGCACAACTTACCCAACCGAGAAAAGAAAACGGCGATTTACCCGATATTAATTTTATGAAATTAGTTTCTGGAAGCGATTTAATTGATGTTGGTATTGATATTGGGATTGCTTTTGAAGGTGCTAAACCAGATTTAGGCTACAGAGAGTTTAAATCTATCACAACCGGAATAGAAAAATACCCTACTTACAAAGGCTTTAAATTATACCCAAATCCAAGTCAGGATTCTTTAAATATTACCTTACCCAACCATAATGAGGCTGTCATTTTAAAAATTTATAATATGGAAGGGAAATGTGTAAAAGAGGAGACTTTATCCATCAAAGAAAATATACGAATAGATATTTCTAAACTAGCTCAGGGTTCTTATATCTTAAACTTAAGTTTAAAAAAGAACTATATAACTTTAGTTAGTACTAAGTTTATTAAAAGCTTATAATTTTAATAGTGAAGGTTATATTAAAACATCTTCTTAAAACCCTCGCTCCTTACTTTCCAAGTGCCATCTTTGGGAAAACCTATGTTTGGCGTTTCTTGTCCATCCCAACCTGCACACATTAAAGCTACTGCTGTTAATAAGCCTCCGTTTCCGGGAAGGTAAATCCTTAATCTATCATCTTGATAATTATGGCCATTTACTAAATAAGTATTGGTTTTTATGGGCATCAATAAAGCATCTATAGCTATATTTGGCATGTTTAAACGGGCTGCTGTCATGGCGGTCATCGGGAAATCCCAGCCCCAAGTATCATTCCAACTCCAATCTTTTAGGATAAGCTCAAAAGTATTTTTCATGATGGTTGTATCTACCATACCTGTTTGGGGTAGCATCCCAAAAGCACCTAAAACAGAAGGATGATCGGTTTTATATTCTGGATTGGTATAAGAATCTGTTGCACTTTCTGTAGCTAAATAAACATGGTTTTGAACGGGTAGCGGCGCTAAATTATTCATCACCATATTCCACTTTTCATTTTCGGGTAAGCCTAAGCGTTTCCTCCAAGTTTGAGCAGTTTGTAAAGCCCATTTCCAGTAACAAAGCTCATAAGTAGGATTAAAAGTTTCCTCGGCTTTAAAACGTTCTTGTGCAGGTATCAAAACCGGGCCTAAATCGTACTTTTTTGTTTTAGGATTAAGGTGCGCAAAAGAAGCCATAAAATCTGCAGTAGCAAAAACTAAATCTTTATAGCGATGTAAAATGCTATCACTAGGTTGATCTCTGTACAATAACTCGGTAAAAGTAATGGGGTGTGGCTGTTGCCAAATTAACATAGCACCAACGCTTGAAGGGACTTCTGCACCTTCATTATCTGTCATTTTTTGCCACCTCACACCATCAAAACCTTGCCTTTGGGCGATAGCTTTTGCGCCTTCTTTTACGTTGAAATACCAATCGGTACTTTTTCTTAAAATATCTGCTCTTCCCCATAAAGCAAAATGTACCGCATGCCACCAATGCATTTCTAAATGGGGTTTTCCAAACCAGCTATTGTAAGTTAAGCCCGTTTCTTGTGGCGGGTAATTACCAGCACATTGTATTTTGGTAAGGTATTGTGATAAAATAATTCTTCTTTCCAACTCTTTAGCTCTGGTATCTGTACTGCCAGAAAAATCTACGGCAGCACCACTTTGCCAAAAGTCTTCCCAAGCGTTTAAGTTGTTTTCCTTTAGCTCTTGAAAAGCTATGGATTGAAAATCATTTGTTTGAGAAAATCTTACAGAAAACTCAAATGAAGCCATTGATACAGCCGGACTCAGCACAAACTCATGCTTATTTTGCTCTTTCAATTGTGCTTTACCACTCCAATCTAAACTTGTGAAATAGCTACTTCCTTGTAATTGATGCTTAATAGATGAAGTAGAAATGGTTTTCTTAATGATTTGGGTTTGATGTTTCTCTGCCTCCCCGTAATAGTTACCCACATCTGCCCACTGCCCGTTTGGATATGGAAATTTCAACCTTACTTTTAAACGCCCTTTAGCAATTAAAGCAGATTGAACGCTAACCAAAACGCCATCTTCATTTTGGTTAGCTATGGTTTTAACCTGTACTTTTTCACCGTCAACTTCATATAAAGAGCTAATGATTCCTGTATACATGTTTAATTCTTGATGGATACTTTTGATAGCAGAAATACCAAGCTCTTTACCTTCTTTATCATAAAATAAGAAGCCTAAATTACCTAGTTGCAAACGGTGTTTATTTTGTCTAAACCAATTTGAAGCTTCTTTGGCTTTCGCCGATGTATTGTTTTGAACAGCATAAGTAACCGCTCTACCATATTGCTGATAAGCTTTAAAACTGTTTTCTAATTGATGACCAGCTGTATTTTTAAAGCTATCCCATGCCCATTCTGCCTGTGTACCAAGTGGCACACCTTCAGCATAAAAATCCGGAAAAGTTTGTAAGCCGGTAACATCAACCGTCATAGCAAATTTGCCATTACCAACCGTTAAAGACGCTAAAGCATCTGCATGTTCTATTTTTACAGTATGGCGCTCTACCAAAGCTTTACGATCTATTTTTTGTGCAAAAGATGAAGAGACACAGAACAAAATCGCTACAATGCTAAAGAACTTCATTACTTAAAATTTACTTCGTTAGATTTTTCAACTTTTACTTTTGAATTGTCTTTAGCTTTAATAATGATATTTTTAAGTGTCCAGTCTTTGGCATAAGTTATAGTACCAGCCATTTCAACCTCCAAATTAACATTGGTAAAAGTAAAATTCTCTACCGGCGAGCCTTCTAAACCCGCAACATTAAACGCTCTTTTAACACCTACACCTTGTACATTGCTGATATGTATATTCCTAAAAACCGGGATACCTTTTTCCGCAGGCTCTACCCTATTTAGCATTTTTTGCCAATGTACAGGCACTTCATCATATTTATACTCTTTGGGTAAAGTAGAATAGCTGTAAGTAGGATTCCAATTTTTACCAATTTGGAAGGCAACTGTTACGCTATCCATTTTTAGATTTTTGAGGTAGATATTTTCTACACCACCGCCACGCGTTAAGGCCGATTTGATATTTACTCCATTTGAAGTACCTAAGCCAGTTAAATTTTTGGCTAAGATGTTTC
This genomic window contains:
- a CDS encoding right-handed parallel beta-helix repeat-containing protein, which encodes MFIKTPKYSLILVLSLFYAQSFAAKYYVAPNGSDSNTGTISSPFLSIQRSQDAVSAGDTVYIRGGTYMMTESQIALKSSIFAYVTYLNKSGTAGKMIKYWAYPGEKPVFNYSNVKPADYRVHAFEVVGSYIHLKGLEVVGVQVTILTHTQSICFENQGNNNIYEQLSMHDGQAIGFYLTKGANNLILNCDAYNNHDNTSGNKLGGNTDGFGNHPSSAAHTNNIFRGCRAWFNSDDGYDCISADAPTVFENCWAFYNGYSTNFTSLGDGNGFKVGGYGSSPLSNLPAIIPRNTTKSCLAVRNKANGFYANHHLAGNYWYNNTAYLNASNYNMLNRKAANSTDYLTDVPGYDHVMKNNLGFAARGTETSQIDAPKCDLSFNYFTLPVTVNSSDFVSLDLAQLTQPRKENGDLPDINFMKLVSGSDLIDVGIDIGIAFEGAKPDLGYREFKSITTGIEKYPTYKGFKLYPNPSQDSLNITLPNHNEAVILKIYNMEGKCVKEETLSIKENIRIDISKLAQGSYILNLSLKKNYITLVSTKFIKSL